From the Thermus brockianus genome, the window GAAAGCTAGCCAAGCACGCAAAACCTCGGCGTTGGCCGTTAAGTGATAAGTTCCCCCTTCCTGGTACAAAAAGAAGCCCTTCACGTCCAAAAGACCTTCCTGCAAGTAGAGGCGAGGATAACTTAGATTCAATCGGCCATAGCCCGCAAGCCGCAAGGGGAAAAGGGTCCCCTGGGCTTCTAGTCCCCCCAGGCGAACCTCCACCAAGCCCGTGGGGTAGCGGAAGACCACCTCGGCCGGGGTGGCCTCTTTGAGGCCGGGAAGGGAAACCTCCCCCTTGGCGCTCACCCGGAAGTCTTCCAGCCGGCCCTCGAGGCCAAGCCGGGCCCGCCCGGGGAAGGGCGCCGTTAGGGTGAGTTCCCCCTCCGCCCTGGCCCCCCCGTTCAGGGAAAGGAGCCCTTCGGGGAGGTACCCCGCCACCGGGCCCAGGCGGAAGCGGAAGTCCTGGAACCCCACCTGGAAGCTATCCCCCTTGAGCCGCAAGGCCAGGCTCCCCGACCCCTCAGGGCGGTAGGGCTTCAGGGCGGGCACCACCTGCAACACCGGGGTGAAGACCGTGTCCTTGAGGCTCAAGTAAAGGTCGCTTCCCTCCGGGCTCCAATACCCCCCACCCTCCCAGACACCCCGGCCCGTCAGGCGGAGGTGGTCCACCTCCACCCGCCCCCGGCCGAGGCGGAAGGCCGCCTGGCCCCTAAGCTCATCCCCCCCGCCCCTAAAGACGAGGCTTTCCCCCACCAAAACCCCTTCCCCCCGCAAGGGGTCGGCGAGGGGCAGCTTGAGCCGCACCGCCCCCGTCCAGTAGGCCTCCCCCTCCAACGGCCCCGCCACCGCGGCGAGGAGGAGGTGGAGGGGGAAGCCCCGGGGGCTTGCCCGAAGGTCCAGCCTCCCGCCCTCCAGGGCCACCTGGAAGGGGGTTTCCCCGAGGCGCCCTTCCCCAGCGAAGCCCGCCCCCTGGAGGCGCCCCTGGAGGCTTAGGGGAAGGGATCTGTCCGCCACCCTTACCTCCCCGGAAACCGCCCCTTCCGCCCTCCCCCCTTTCAGGACGAGGCTTCCCGAAACCCGCCCCTGGAGGTACGGGGCATAGCGGCCCAAGAAGTCCTCCAAGGCGGTTTCCTTCAGGGTGAGGTCCAAGGCCAAGGGCAGGAGGCTCCCTTGGGCCTCCACCCGGCCTACGCCCCCCACCAACACCCCTTCTACCCCGTACCCCTCCCCGTACACCCGGCCCTGGAAGCGGCTCTCCAAGGGGGGAAGGGGGAGGTCCACCCTAAGCTCCCCTCCAGGTGGGTAGGCGAGCTCCCCTTGGAGGTAGGGCCCCTTGGCCCAAAGCCGGGCGGTAAGGAGCTTCCCCTCAAGCCGCACCTCCTCCTCCCCCGCCCGGTAGGCCAGGCGGTAGGCCCCGTCCAGCCCCACCTCCCCCTCCAGGCGCCCCGCCCCCGCCGCCCACCAGGCCCATGCGGGGTGCTCCCCTTCCACGGCCACCTTCTCCCCTTCCCCCCTAAGCCGCAAGGCGAAGCCCCGGAGGTCCAGGCCCAGGCTCCCCGCCACCCGTCCCCCCTGGTAGACCAAAGCCCCTTCCCCTTCCGGGCTCGTGAGGGTGAGGGCGAGGGCCCTGAGGTCAAGCCGCCCCTCCAAAGGAAGGCCGAGCCCCGGCACCCGGTAGGCGAGCCGGACCCCTTCCCCTTCCCCCCTGGCCTCGAGGCCGCCCGGGAGGAGCCCTTCCCAGAAGGTCCCCTCCCCCGAGGCCTCCCGGGCGGCGAGGTCCACGCTAAGCCCGCCCAGGAGCAGCCTCGGCCAGGCGAAGGCCACCTCCTCCCCCAAGACCTCCCCCCGGAGCCGGGGAAGCCCCTCCCCTTCCAGGGCAAGCCTCCCCTCCCGGAAGACCACCTCCCCCCGCCAGGCCCCGTCCCAGGCCACCTCCCCCTCCAGGTCCCCCTTGAGGCCAAGGCGGAGGCCCCCTTCCCCATAGACCCCTTCCGCCTCCGCCTCCCGGCCAAAGGCGGCGAGGCGGAGGCTTAGGGCCACCCGCCGCCAGGGGCCCTTCACCTCCCCCAAAAGGCGCAAGGGCCCAAGGGCGAAGTCCGAAAGGGCAAGGACCAGCCCCTCCGGCCCCACCTCCCCCCTCACCCCTGCCCCGGAAAGGGCCACCCTAAAGCCCGAAAGCCCCTCCAGGCCCAGGCCCACCTCCCCGTAGGCGTACCGCCCCGAAAGCCACTTCCCGGGGTAGACCCCCTCGGCCCAGAGCTCCCCAAGCCCCCGGGGCAGAGGCCCCCCGTAGCGGTAGGCCAGGCGGAAGGGGAAGAGGTCTAGCCTCCCCCTTAGGGGGAGGCCCTCCCCCAGGAGGTCAAAGCCCCCCTCCCGCCCCAGGAAGCGCACCCCGCCGTAGGGGCTTTCCACCCTCCCCTCCCCGGACCAGGCCCCCAGGTAGCCCTCCGCCGCCCGGTAGCGGTAGGCCCCCTGGAAGGCGAGCCCCCGGTAGGCCAGGTCCAGGGCGAAGGCGGCCTCGAGGCCCGGGCAGGCCCCCAAGGGCCCGGGCAGGCAGAAGGTGCCCTCCCCCTTCCCCGCCAAAGCCCCTTCACCCCAAAGGGCAAACCGCCCCGCCCCCAGGTCCGCCTCGGCCAAAAGGGCCCCGTCGGCAAGAGGGTAGCGGACCCGGACAAGCCCCGAAAGCCCCTTCCCGTACCGGGCCTCCCCCGAAACCCTGGGCCCCTGGAAGCGGAGGGAAAGCCCCTCCGCCCCATACGTCCCCCCAAAGCCCTCCCCGTAGGCCTCCCCCTGGAACTCCGCCCGCAGGGGGGAAAGCCAGGCCCGCCCCGCCACCGTCCCCTCGGGCCTTTCCAGGCGGAAGGCCACCGGGCCCTGCCAAGGGCCCTCCCCTTGGGCTTCAAGCCGGGCGGGGAGGCCAAAGGGGGTGAGGTCCAGGTCGGCCCATAGGGAAAGCCTCTCCCCCTCCAAGCGAAGCCTTAGGCCCGGGGCTTCCGACGCCAAGCGAAGCCCCGCCAGGGAAAACCCCTCATGGGCGAAGCGGAAGGGAAGGCTTTCCCCCTCGCCCACCAGGGCCCCCTCCCCTTCCAGCCTGGGCCCAAGGAGCGTGCCCCCAAGCCGGGCCTCGGCCCCAAGGCGCCCCCGCCCCACCTCTAGGGCGTAGCGGAGAGCCCCGTCCACCGCTAGCCCCCGCACCTCCCCCTCCGCCCTAAGGCTTCCGGGAAGCCCCTCCCCCTGGAGGCGGAAGCGCAAGGGGCCCTCCCCTTCCGCCCAAAGGGCGAGGCCCCGCCCCTCGGCCCGAAGCCAACCCCTATACCCCTCCTTCCCATAGCCCAGGTCCGCCTCCAGGGCGAAGCCCGCCACCTCCCCCTTCCCCTTGGCCGAAAGGCGCCACCCATCCCCGTAAACCGCCTCCAGGGCCAAGGGGGCTTGCCAGCGGACCTCCACCCTACCCCCTTCCCCCGAAAGCCCTAGGGGGCCTTCCTGGACCAGGTACTGGCGGCTTGTTAGCCACCCCTCCCCCCGGTAGCGGGCGCCCTCCCAGGTGAGGGCAAGCTCCCCTTGGGCAAAGGAAGAGGCGTGGCGCAAAACCCCTTCCCCCCTAAGCGCCAAGAGGTCCAGGGTGGCCTCTAAGGCCGTCTCCCCCAAGGCCTCCCCTTCGTAAACCCCCCGCACCCTCAAGGCCCCAAAGGGCCCGGAAAGGCTTAGGGAAAGGCCCGGGTAGCGGAAGGAAGCCTCCACCCCTTTTTGGTCCAGCCGCCCCCCGCCCCCAAGGGCCCCAAGCCCCCTCAACGCCCCCCCCTCGGGCCGCCAGGCGAGGCCCACCTCCCGCTCGGGAAGCCAAAGGCGTACCTCCCCCCCGCGGTAGTCCAGGGCCAGGAGTTCCCCCCCGTAGGAAAGCGCCGCCTCCGCCTCCCCCCTCCCGTCCAAGCCCACCTCCCCCTCCGCCCGCCCGCTCAGGGCCACCCCCAAGGCCTCCGCCAAGGGGGCCACCTCCTCCAGGCGGAAGCGCACCCTTTCCCCCTCCAGGGCCACCTCCCCCCCGGCATAGCGGAGGGTGAGGGCGAGGGCCTTCCCGTACCCCCCCTGGAAGGCGAAGGGAAGCCCCGCAAGCCGGCCTTCCCCTTCCCAGGCTAAGGAAACCCCCTCCCCCCGGAAGCGCCCCGCCACCTCCCCCTCCCGGCCCAGGGCCCGGAAGGGGAGGGCGAAGCTTCCCCGGTAGGTAAGCCCCTCCCCCTCGAGGCGCACGGGGCCCTCCAGGGCGTAGCGCACCAAGCCCTCCCGCCACACCCGGCCCCGGAAGGGCAAGGGGTCCAGGTAGGGCAGCCGGGCCTCCCCCAGCACCTCCAAGGCCAAGGCCGCCCAGGGACCCTCCCCCGAGGCCTCCCCCAGGACCTCCACCCCGCCCTGGCGGTAGTGGG encodes:
- a CDS encoding translocation/assembly module TamB domain-containing protein, with amino-acid sequence MRRGLLFLLLGFLGLLGLLAWPPLLKGAVERGLVLAGFQGEVGEVRGHLLLGLRLRGVRLKGEGLSLEAEAVGLRYDLLGLWRRELPLSLRLQGARLKPTWEALIPEKPGPPPALKVVFRSLVLEDTEVELPQGKRLFLPPLRLTLAGENPYRFLVRLPGGSFQGEARGLAPDLSAWEVRFGGEVSGLSFFYPGLKGGRLSGVFRLGPGGMAGEAEVAGGVVELVGFALTRVEGPIRLREDRVEAHLKGVGLEGPLEAVAEVDLKGERYRFRLEGRPQLPALARHFGLSLPVEGEGRLALAGEGWAELKLKGGFQGEGRFLGEPFRHWGRLGFDRVFSLEAEAEGRLLDRTYRLGFALEGSAYRATFADTLGSRLRLAGEGGRLRGGGVAAWPRPLEGKAEVAFALEGGRYRVGVRSPGVALPLFAPLDLSGEVRGEGARVSGRLGPLALSGTWDDLALRLTPTPLAVGDLEGEGRLQRGRLSATLRYASPYAAFPVAVAQEASGFRFFSPYGEGAYRGGVFSLRLRGLPVRALDEVRLWGDALYREGALSGRLRAEGRYLEAAASLRGLGAELSGRVRTPLGEVPFSGAYDPGPGLRLRAGDLTLAYKEALSLKGEAALGPLALRADLAYEGGYRGYAEVRAYGVEGRLLGEGKRLSLSLRGYVEGEGEVYPTLRLAGRLLPPIPEGLRLPPLAFTLDREALRVPGVGEVGLRGRYPFRLDLPFRYRGVEGRLWARGDLEGGRVRLTTPYGEVAGEGPWKGLRLQGQGEVPFLGAGRLEGRVDLLALAYRGEASFPKGGLVLGVVGRGAAFRLGGGAPGLRVLGGYEEGLRLLLQAEGLDLSPWGLPLRATGTWGSRGGRLRLESPYGEALIQGEEMLRARVRLLGPHLEGEGEVSPEGYRLALRAHYRQGGVEVLGEASGEGPWAALALEVLGEARLPYLDPLPFRGRVWREGLVRYALEGPVRLEGEGLTYRGSFALPFRALGREGEVAGRFRGEGVSLAWEGEGRLAGLPFAFQGGYGKALALTLRYAGGEVALEGERVRFRLEEVAPLAEALGVALSGRAEGEVGLDGRGEAEAALSYGGELLALDYRGGEVRLWLPEREVGLAWRPEGGALRGLGALGGGGRLDQKGVEASFRYPGLSLSLSGPFGALRVRGVYEGEALGETALEATLDLLALRGEGVLRHASSFAQGELALTWEGARYRGEGWLTSRQYLVQEGPLGLSGEGGRVEVRWQAPLALEAVYGDGWRLSAKGKGEVAGFALEADLGYGKEGYRGWLRAEGRGLALWAEGEGPLRFRLQGEGLPGSLRAEGEVRGLAVDGALRYALEVGRGRLGAEARLGGTLLGPRLEGEGALVGEGESLPFRFAHEGFSLAGLRLASEAPGLRLRLEGERLSLWADLDLTPFGLPARLEAQGEGPWQGPVAFRLERPEGTVAGRAWLSPLRAEFQGEAYGEGFGGTYGAEGLSLRFQGPRVSGEARYGKGLSGLVRVRYPLADGALLAEADLGAGRFALWGEGALAGKGEGTFCLPGPLGACPGLEAAFALDLAYRGLAFQGAYRYRAAEGYLGAWSGEGRVESPYGGVRFLGREGGFDLLGEGLPLRGRLDLFPFRLAYRYGGPLPRGLGELWAEGVYPGKWLSGRYAYGEVGLGLEGLSGFRVALSGAGVRGEVGPEGLVLALSDFALGPLRLLGEVKGPWRRVALSLRLAAFGREAEAEGVYGEGGLRLGLKGDLEGEVAWDGAWRGEVVFREGRLALEGEGLPRLRGEVLGEEVAFAWPRLLLGGLSVDLAAREASGEGTFWEGLLPGGLEARGEGEGVRLAYRVPGLGLPLEGRLDLRALALTLTSPEGEGALVYQGGRVAGSLGLDLRGFALRLRGEGEKVAVEGEHPAWAWWAAGAGRLEGEVGLDGAYRLAYRAGEEEVRLEGKLLTARLWAKGPYLQGELAYPPGGELRVDLPLPPLESRFQGRVYGEGYGVEGVLVGGVGRVEAQGSLLPLALDLTLKETALEDFLGRYAPYLQGRVSGSLVLKGGRAEGAVSGEVRVADRSLPLSLQGRLQGAGFAGEGRLGETPFQVALEGGRLDLRASPRGFPLHLLLAAVAGPLEGEAYWTGAVRLKLPLADPLRGEGVLVGESLVFRGGGDELRGQAAFRLGRGRVEVDHLRLTGRGVWEGGGYWSPEGSDLYLSLKDTVFTPVLQVVPALKPYRPEGSGSLALRLKGDSFQVGFQDFRFRLGPVAGYLPEGLLSLNGGARAEGELTLTAPFPGRARLGLEGRLEDFRVSAKGEVSLPGLKEATPAEVVFRYPTGLVEVRLGGLEAQGTLFPLRLAGYGRLNLSYPRLYLQEGLLDVKGFFLYQEGGTYHLTANAEVLRAWLAFTSGAEQGREPQEAAPAEPLPLVFENIRLYAEKGVLIQESLVQGEVGGELYLGGSYQDPYLSGEARPLRGSFRLRDVLFNVLPEGSAIRFTPSRGILPEFTLQATGEARGYTLHLKAEGSFFRENGRIKLRLEPKLTTEPELPEVEAYSLLILGTKDLGQVLDVLPQAILSAALESLLVGQLERELARVLGLDQFQIRTPLFQGGQLEDTRLSVGKYVMPNLFLGYEVDLRGTQSVFAQYRQDRLAVSLSSRFPVGEGTYQTLTFQLGYELTPALGLSLGMESGESVRFSIGALYRW